A genomic stretch from Candidatus Thiothrix anitrata includes:
- the neuB gene encoding N-acetylneuraminate synthase has product MSVFIIAEVGVNHNGSLDLAKQLVDVASLCGADAVKFQTFKASTLVTKTARQADYQTANTQKEESQFDMLKRLELSEADHHALFEYCDLKNIEFMSTPFDLHSIQFLAELGVQRFKIPSGEITNYPYLNLIGSFNKEIILSTGMANLGEVEAAIQVLLEAGTEQHKITVLHATTDYPTQMTDVNLRAMQVMAQAFKLPVGYSDHTPGIEVPTAAVALGASVIEKHFTLDRNLPGPDHKASLEPDELKAMVVSIRNIEIALGDGVKRASPNEAKNKPIARKSIVAKQDIQAGDVFTLDNLTTKRPGTGISPMRWHEVLGKTANRAFVADELIEL; this is encoded by the coding sequence GTGAGTGTTTTTATTATTGCCGAGGTTGGAGTCAACCATAACGGCTCGCTAGACTTAGCCAAACAGTTGGTTGATGTTGCCAGCCTTTGTGGCGCAGATGCTGTCAAGTTTCAAACATTCAAGGCAAGCACCTTAGTTACCAAAACAGCACGGCAAGCCGATTATCAAACAGCCAATACCCAAAAAGAAGAAAGCCAGTTTGATATGTTGAAACGTCTTGAGCTGAGTGAAGCCGACCATCACGCCTTGTTTGAATACTGTGATCTGAAAAATATCGAGTTCATGTCTACGCCGTTTGACTTGCACAGTATTCAATTCTTGGCAGAACTTGGCGTACAACGTTTCAAGATACCGTCAGGCGAAATAACCAACTACCCTTACCTCAACCTGATTGGGTCTTTCAATAAAGAGATTATCCTCTCTACTGGCATGGCAAATTTGGGGGAAGTTGAGGCAGCCATTCAGGTGTTGCTAGAAGCAGGTACGGAACAACACAAGATCACTGTGCTGCACGCAACAACAGATTATCCGACTCAAATGACGGATGTTAATTTAAGAGCTATGCAGGTTATGGCACAAGCCTTTAAACTTCCGGTTGGTTATTCGGATCATACCCCCGGTATTGAAGTTCCTACTGCTGCGGTTGCTCTAGGGGCAAGTGTCATCGAAAAGCATTTCACCTTAGATCGCAATTTACCGGGGCCTGATCACAAAGCGAGTTTAGAGCCTGACGAACTTAAAGCAATGGTCGTTTCTATCCGTAATATAGAGATTGCCTTAGGGGATGGGGTAAAACGCGCCTCCCCGAATGAGGCCAAAAACAAACCTATTGCTCGTAAATCCATTGTTGCCAAGCAAGATATTCAAGCGGGTGACGTATTTACCCTTGATAATCTGACCACCAAACGCCCAGGTACAGGTATTTCGCCTATGCGTTGGCATGAAGTGTTAGGTAAAACGGCAAACCGTGCTTTTGTCGCAGATGAGTTAATTGAACTATGA
- a CDS encoding nucleotidyltransferase family protein, with translation MNSSEQLWRQAILKTDATIGEAIRNLDQVAIKIVLVCNEAGILEGTVSDGDIRRGLLKGLNMDSPVLSVTHRNALVVPPDFSREMVMQLMVANKIHQIPVLDEERHVIGLYLWDEMTSPPARPNLMVIMAGGMGTRLRPHTENCPKPLLPVAGKPMLEHIIERAKQEGFNQFVLAIHYLGHMIEDYFGNGERLGVEINYLREEAPLGTAGALSLLNPMPDTPFVVTNGDVMTDIRYGELLDFHIRHAAAATMAVRVHEWQHPFGVVQMQGVNIVGFEEKPTARSHINAGVYALDPAALSVLSADNRCDMPTLFERLQAQTKRTVAYPMHEPWLDVGRPDDLATVRLNATKKAS, from the coding sequence ATGAACTCATCCGAACAATTGTGGCGACAAGCCATTCTCAAGACTGATGCAACCATTGGCGAAGCCATCCGCAACTTAGATCAAGTTGCCATTAAAATTGTCTTAGTGTGCAATGAGGCGGGCATTCTGGAAGGCACGGTATCCGATGGCGATATACGACGTGGATTACTGAAAGGCTTGAACATGGATAGCCCTGTTCTCAGTGTCACGCATCGCAATGCACTGGTTGTGCCACCTGATTTTAGCCGTGAAATGGTTATGCAGCTCATGGTGGCAAATAAGATCCACCAAATTCCCGTACTTGATGAAGAGCGTCATGTTATTGGCTTATACCTTTGGGATGAAATGACTTCGCCGCCAGCACGCCCGAACCTCATGGTCATTATGGCGGGTGGTATGGGAACACGTTTACGCCCTCATACTGAAAACTGCCCTAAGCCATTATTGCCAGTGGCTGGTAAACCGATGCTGGAACACATTATTGAGCGTGCCAAACAAGAAGGATTTAACCAGTTCGTGCTTGCCATTCACTACCTCGGTCACATGATTGAAGATTACTTCGGTAATGGCGAACGCTTAGGGGTAGAGATTAACTATCTGCGAGAGGAAGCACCGTTAGGAACGGCTGGAGCATTAAGTTTGCTTAATCCCATGCCTGATACCCCCTTTGTGGTGACTAATGGCGATGTAATGACTGACATCCGTTATGGTGAACTTCTTGATTTTCACATCCGACACGCTGCGGCTGCTACTATGGCGGTAAGGGTACATGAATGGCAGCATCCCTTTGGTGTAGTACAAATGCAAGGGGTGAATATTGTTGGTTTTGAAGAAAAGCCCACTGCCCGTAGCCATATCAATGCAGGCGTTTATGCACTTGATCCGGCAGCATTGAGTGTTTTAAGTGCTGACAACCGTTGCGATATGCCTACTCTATTTGAACGTTTACAGGCGCAAACAAAACGGACGGTTGCTTACCCGATGCATGAACCTTGGTTGGATGTGGGTAGACCGGATGATCTAGCTACCGTTCGACTCAATGCAACAAAAAAAGCCTCATGA
- a CDS encoding acetyltransferase: MKKLLLIGAGGHCKSCIDVIEQQGLYEIAGIIDKPDSASEAVLGYPVIGTDDQLVALKQDFDYALITVGHLRNVTPRVKLYELLRKLGFQLPVIVSPLSYVSKHAKVGAGTIIMHHVIVNADAEIGDNCIINTKALVEHDAQVGNHCHVSTNAVVNGGVNVGERSFIGSSATTKQYINIPTDSFIKAGSLTQ, encoded by the coding sequence ATGAAAAAACTCTTGTTAATCGGTGCGGGTGGACATTGTAAGTCTTGTATTGATGTCATTGAACAACAAGGCTTATACGAAATTGCGGGCATTATCGATAAGCCAGATTCTGCATCTGAAGCCGTGTTGGGCTACCCGGTGATTGGCACAGACGATCAACTAGTGGCTTTAAAGCAAGATTTTGACTATGCGTTGATTACCGTAGGTCATCTAAGAAATGTCACCCCCAGAGTAAAACTTTACGAACTATTGAGAAAACTGGGTTTTCAACTTCCCGTCATTGTTTCACCTTTGAGCTATGTTTCAAAACATGCCAAGGTTGGAGCGGGCACAATTATCATGCACCATGTGATTGTTAATGCTGATGCAGAGATAGGTGATAACTGCATTATCAATACCAAAGCATTGGTAGAACATGATGCGCAAGTGGGCAACCATTGCCATGTATCCACCAATGCCGTGGTGAATGGCGGCGTGAATGTGGGGGAACGTAGCTTCATCGGCAGTTCAGCCACTACAAAACAATACATCAATATCCCGACAGATTCTTTTATCAAAGCAGGAAGTTTGACGCAGTGA
- a CDS encoding LegC family aminotransferase, whose amino-acid sequence MYQQLIEFVRDHYQTTAFIPLHAPIFNGQERNYVLETIDSTFVSSVGAFVDRFEQEVATYTSSPKAVATVNGTAALHIALKLAGVENGDLVITQPLTFVATCNAIAYCGAEPVFVDVDRHTLGLSPQAVQAWLEEYAVMDAQGSCRHRDSQRIIRACLPMHTFGHPADLDGIIQVCEKSNIALVEDAAESLGSLYKGKHTGTFGLLGTLSFNGNKIITTGGGGMILTNEALGQRAKHITTTAKQPHPYEFVHDELGYNYRLPNLNAALGCAQLEQLEAFVAEKRALAQAYADLLAHSSLQFVVEPKHCRSNYWLNAVICENQQQRDELLKVTNEAGVMSRPIWQLMNQLPMYCHALKGDIPNAEWLAQRVVNLPSSIKS is encoded by the coding sequence ATGTATCAACAGTTAATTGAATTTGTACGGGATCACTACCAAACCACGGCATTTATTCCGCTTCATGCCCCGATATTCAATGGGCAAGAACGGAATTATGTCTTAGAAACTATTGATTCAACCTTTGTTTCCAGCGTCGGGGCTTTTGTAGACCGTTTTGAACAGGAAGTTGCTACTTATACCAGTAGCCCCAAAGCCGTTGCTACCGTCAATGGCACTGCGGCATTACACATTGCCTTAAAACTCGCGGGCGTGGAAAACGGCGACTTGGTTATTACCCAACCGCTTACCTTTGTTGCCACTTGTAATGCGATTGCCTATTGTGGTGCTGAACCCGTTTTTGTTGATGTAGATAGGCATACACTGGGTTTATCTCCACAAGCAGTGCAGGCATGGTTGGAAGAATACGCAGTTATGGATGCTCAAGGTAGCTGTCGCCATCGTGACAGTCAGCGTATTATTCGTGCATGTTTACCAATGCACACTTTTGGGCATCCTGCTGATCTTGACGGTATCATTCAAGTTTGTGAGAAGTCGAATATTGCATTAGTTGAAGATGCGGCGGAGTCACTAGGTAGCTTGTACAAGGGCAAACATACTGGCACATTTGGCTTGTTAGGCACACTCAGTTTCAACGGTAACAAAATCATTACCACGGGTGGTGGCGGGATGATTTTGACAAATGAAGCTTTGGGTCAACGGGCAAAACACATCACCACGACAGCAAAGCAACCGCACCCTTATGAGTTTGTACATGATGAATTGGGCTATAACTACCGTTTGCCCAACTTGAATGCCGCACTCGGCTGCGCTCAATTGGAGCAGTTGGAAGCTTTTGTTGCTGAGAAACGAGCTTTAGCCCAAGCCTATGCAGACTTATTAGCTCATTCTTCACTGCAATTTGTGGTCGAACCAAAACATTGCCGCAGTAATTACTGGTTGAATGCGGTGATCTGCGAGAATCAACAACAGCGGGATGAGTTGTTAAAAGTCACCAATGAGGCAGGTGTCATGAGCCGCCCTATTTGGCAACTGATGAACCAATTACCTATGTACTGCCATGCATTGAAAGGGGATATACCTAATGCTGAATGGTTGGCACAACGGGTAGTCAATCTGCCCAGCAGCATAAAAAGTTAA
- the neuC gene encoding UDP-N-acetylglucosamine 2-epimerase translates to MSRKICVITGTRAEYGLLRWVMQGIKDDPELTLQIIATGMHLSPEFGLTYQAIEQDGFQIDHKVEMLTSSDTSVGIAKSMGLGMIGFADTLAQLQPDIIVVLGDRFEIFSAVSAALVARIPVAHLHGGETTEGAFDEALRHSITKMSHLHFVAAEAYRQRVIQLGEQPERVFLVGGLGIDNIKRLSLLNKAELEQSLDFKLGTKNLLITFHPVTLETATAADQMQMLLLALEELEDTQLIFTLPNADTDGRALIKMVEQFVAKHANARAYTSLGQLRYLSCIAHVDGVIGNSSSGLIEVPSFKKGTINIGDRQRGRLQAESIINCEPTLASIKSALKQLYSVEFQEKLCHVINPYGEGGASIKIIDTLKHYKISEILKKKFHDLLTKNITAY, encoded by the coding sequence ATGAGCCGTAAGATTTGTGTCATTACTGGCACTCGCGCTGAATATGGCTTGCTGCGCTGGGTTATGCAAGGCATCAAGGATGACCCCGAACTGACTCTGCAAATCATTGCTACAGGTATGCACCTGTCGCCAGAGTTTGGTCTTACTTACCAAGCGATAGAACAAGATGGCTTTCAGATTGATCACAAAGTTGAGATGCTGACCAGCTCAGATACTTCCGTCGGAATTGCTAAGTCGATGGGCTTAGGCATGATCGGCTTTGCGGATACTTTAGCGCAATTACAACCGGATATTATTGTGGTCTTGGGCGACCGTTTTGAAATTTTTTCCGCAGTATCAGCAGCATTAGTTGCCCGTATTCCAGTTGCACATCTGCATGGTGGTGAAACGACTGAAGGTGCATTTGATGAAGCATTACGACACTCCATCACTAAAATGTCGCATTTGCATTTCGTAGCAGCCGAGGCATACCGCCAACGGGTCATTCAATTGGGTGAACAACCTGAACGTGTTTTTTTAGTCGGTGGGTTGGGTATTGATAATATCAAACGCCTGTCATTACTGAATAAAGCCGAACTTGAGCAATCACTGGACTTCAAATTAGGCACTAAAAACCTGTTGATCACATTCCACCCTGTCACGCTGGAAACAGCTACTGCGGCTGATCAAATGCAGATGCTACTGTTGGCCTTAGAGGAATTAGAAGATACACAGCTTATTTTCACACTCCCGAATGCTGATACTGATGGACGTGCCCTTATCAAGATGGTGGAACAGTTCGTGGCTAAACATGCTAATGCCCGTGCTTATACTTCTCTGGGGCAGTTGCGCTATTTATCTTGTATCGCTCATGTTGATGGCGTAATTGGTAACTCCTCCAGTGGACTAATAGAAGTCCCCAGCTTTAAGAAAGGGACAATTAACATTGGAGATCGTCAACGTGGCAGACTCCAAGCTGAGAGCATTATCAACTGTGAACCTACTCTCGCCAGTATCAAATCGGCATTAAAGCAACTTTACTCTGTTGAATTTCAGGAAAAGCTTTGTCATGTCATTAACCCTTACGGTGAGGGTGGGGCTAGTATCAAAATTATAGATACTTTGAAACATTATAAAATCAGCGAAATTCTTAAGAAAAAATTTCACGATTTACTAACGAAAAATATTACAGCATATTAA
- a CDS encoding AglZ/HisF2 family acetamidino modification protein: MLKHRVIPALLLKNAGLVKTLQFKNPKYVGDPINAIRIFNDKEVDELMVLDITASKEQREPNYALIEQFAGECFMPLAYGGGIKTVAQAQQLFSLGVEKVCIQSAALDNPRLVTELAEQFGSQSIIVSLDIKRNWLGKAQLYNATTGKTLAGVWQTQLQALVAAGAGEVLLNAVDKDGTLSGSDLELIRQAREHLEVPLVAVGGISSLSDIKAAVDAGASAVAAGAFFVFHGPHRAVLITYPKYHELENLFKANT, encoded by the coding sequence ATGCTAAAACATCGTGTCATTCCAGCCTTATTACTGAAGAATGCAGGGCTTGTTAAAACACTGCAATTTAAAAATCCCAAGTATGTAGGCGATCCGATCAATGCTATCCGCATTTTTAATGATAAAGAAGTGGATGAATTAATGGTATTGGATATTACCGCCAGCAAAGAGCAACGCGAACCTAATTATGCGTTGATTGAGCAATTTGCTGGTGAGTGTTTTATGCCACTAGCTTATGGGGGAGGTATTAAAACTGTAGCACAAGCACAACAGCTATTTTCACTGGGTGTAGAAAAAGTTTGTATACAGAGTGCGGCACTTGATAATCCCCGTTTGGTTACAGAACTTGCCGAACAGTTTGGTAGCCAAAGCATTATTGTGTCCTTAGACATCAAACGAAATTGGTTAGGCAAAGCACAGCTATACAATGCGACCACGGGAAAAACATTAGCTGGCGTGTGGCAAACACAGTTACAAGCATTAGTAGCAGCCGGTGCAGGTGAGGTTTTGCTTAATGCCGTTGATAAAGACGGCACATTATCTGGCTCCGATTTGGAACTTATTCGCCAAGCTAGGGAACATCTTGAAGTTCCTCTCGTTGCCGTAGGCGGTATCTCAAGCCTTAGTGACATTAAAGCCGCAGTCGATGCAGGTGCAAGTGCTGTGGCAGCAGGCGCGTTCTTTGTTTTTCACGGCCCACATCGGGCAGTACTCATAACCTACCCCAAATATCACGAACTGGAAAATCTGTTCAAGGCAAACACATGA
- a CDS encoding lipopolysaccharide biosynthesis protein gives MKLFGNASIYFGANILNAAIPFLLLPILTRVLTPAEYGTIAMFLVMVSIFSAFTGLSVHGAIGVRYFQLSKEDLADYVTSCIGILVVSTTAVMLIVMVLHHWIIKVSGISLDWLIVAVLVSGLQFLINIRLSLWQVSGMPWHYGGLQISRSLLDALLSLILVLGLSMAWQGRLIGYSTALLLMGVIALVWLYNDQFLRRTDTWKIHAKDALRFGIPLIPHTIGGMLMVLVDRIIINNLLGTDSVGVYMVALQMGMVIGLLTESFNKAYAPWLFKNLASEDKANKPSIVKGTYFYFFAILAVATLYGLLIPFVMPFIVGEEFLLSGEFIIYLAIGFAFGGCYYMVTNYIFFAKRTEYLALVTFGSGVLNIPITYILVQEMQLKGAAVAFLITNIITFLGTWILSNRVYKMPWLFVKRASTIT, from the coding sequence ATGAAGCTGTTTGGCAATGCCTCGATTTATTTTGGGGCAAATATTCTTAATGCTGCCATTCCCTTCCTGTTACTACCAATATTAACCCGTGTATTAACGCCAGCAGAATATGGCACAATTGCCATGTTTCTAGTCATGGTAAGTATTTTCAGTGCTTTCACAGGGTTAAGTGTGCATGGTGCGATAGGTGTACGCTATTTTCAATTATCTAAAGAAGATTTAGCCGATTATGTAACCAGTTGTATCGGTATTTTGGTGGTCAGCACAACCGCCGTAATGCTGATCGTTATGGTACTGCATCACTGGATCATTAAAGTATCGGGTATTTCCCTTGATTGGTTAATCGTTGCAGTTCTTGTATCTGGATTACAATTTCTAATCAATATTCGGCTTTCCCTATGGCAAGTATCAGGTATGCCTTGGCATTATGGTGGCTTACAAATATCACGTAGCTTATTAGATGCTCTGCTTTCTTTGATTCTGGTATTAGGATTAAGCATGGCATGGCAAGGACGACTGATTGGGTACAGTACTGCACTACTTCTAATGGGTGTTATTGCCTTAGTTTGGCTTTATAACGATCAGTTTCTCAGACGCACTGATACATGGAAGATACACGCAAAAGATGCACTACGCTTTGGCATACCGCTAATTCCGCATACCATTGGTGGAATGCTCATGGTCTTAGTTGATCGAATTATTATTAATAATTTATTAGGTACAGACTCTGTGGGAGTCTATATGGTTGCTTTACAAATGGGCATGGTCATTGGATTGCTCACTGAGTCCTTTAATAAAGCATATGCTCCTTGGCTATTCAAAAATTTAGCCTCCGAAGATAAAGCGAACAAACCATCCATAGTAAAAGGAACTTACTTTTATTTTTTTGCAATTTTAGCAGTAGCAACGCTGTATGGTTTACTTATCCCGTTTGTCATGCCATTCATTGTTGGCGAAGAGTTCTTGTTATCCGGTGAGTTTATCATCTATTTGGCAATTGGCTTTGCCTTTGGTGGATGTTATTACATGGTAACGAACTACATTTTCTTTGCCAAAAGAACTGAATACCTTGCTTTAGTTACTTTTGGCAGTGGCGTATTGAATATTCCGATTACTTATATATTAGTTCAAGAGATGCAACTCAAAGGCGCAGCCGTCGCTTTCTTGATAACCAACATCATCACCTTCTTGGGGACATGGATATTATCGAATCGTGTTTACAAAATGCCTTGGCTATTCGTTAAACGTGCATCAACCATAACTTAA
- a CDS encoding acylneuraminate cytidylyltransferase family protein has product MKILALIPARGGSKRLPRKNILPLGGKPLIVWSIDIAKDIPEICDILVSTDDPEIAETAKEAGALVPWLRPHELATDTATSVDVALHALDWYENTHGSVDGILLLQPTSPFRTKQTIVSGIEKYITSNKKSIIGVSPVHHHPSWMLKLNKDNLLEKFIEDESNGINTRSQDLPPAFSINGSFYLTPPANIRKNKTFFGKETFPLITNNILEILDIDTEADLIMATCLIQKYVN; this is encoded by the coding sequence ATGAAAATACTTGCCTTAATCCCGGCACGTGGTGGCTCTAAACGACTACCAAGGAAAAATATTCTTCCACTTGGTGGAAAACCGCTCATTGTATGGTCAATAGATATTGCCAAAGATATTCCAGAAATCTGTGACATTTTGGTTTCAACTGATGATCCTGAAATTGCTGAAACTGCTAAAGAAGCAGGAGCATTAGTGCCTTGGTTACGCCCACATGAACTGGCTACAGATACGGCAACTTCTGTAGATGTAGCCTTACATGCTCTGGATTGGTATGAGAATACTCACGGAAGTGTTGACGGGATACTTTTATTGCAGCCTACATCACCGTTTCGTACTAAACAAACCATTGTTAGTGGTATTGAAAAATACATTACCTCTAATAAAAAGAGTATTATTGGAGTATCACCAGTACACCATCATCCGTCGTGGATGTTAAAACTTAACAAAGATAATTTACTAGAAAAATTCATTGAAGATGAAAGTAATGGGATAAATACCCGATCACAAGATTTACCACCAGCATTTTCGATTAATGGTTCTTTTTATTTAACACCCCCTGCAAATATCAGAAAAAATAAAACTTTTTTTGGCAAGGAAACATTTCCCTTAATAACAAATAATATATTGGAAATTTTAGATATCGATACAGAAGCTGATTTAATCATGGCAACATGTCTTATTCAAAAATATGTTAATTAA
- a CDS encoding NAD-dependent 4,6-dehydratase LegB — protein sequence MSTTVLITGADGFIGSHLTELLVREGYQVKALSQYNSFNNWGWLEDVDCLNKIEVLTGDVRDPHYCKHITKDVDIIFHLAALIAIPYSYVAPDSYVDTNVKGTLNICQAALENGVKRVIHTSTSEVYGTAQYVPIDEAHPLQPQSPYSASKIGADMMAMSFYNAFNLPVTIARPFNTYGPRQSARAIIPTIISQIATGQKQIKLGDLSPTRDFNYVEDTCRGFLALARCDEAIGKTVNIASNYEISMADTLNIIRELMHSDVEFITDEQRLRPGKSEVFRLWGENRLIRELTGFEPQYDIRAGLQKTIDWCTRPSNLAKYKATIYNV from the coding sequence ATGTCAACAACTGTTCTTATCACCGGAGCCGACGGCTTCATCGGCTCACACCTAACCGAACTACTCGTCCGCGAAGGCTATCAAGTCAAGGCACTATCACAATACAACTCCTTCAACAACTGGGGCTGGCTGGAAGATGTAGACTGCCTAAATAAAATAGAAGTCTTGACAGGTGATGTTCGTGATCCGCATTACTGTAAACACATTACCAAAGATGTTGATATTATTTTTCATCTGGCTGCATTAATTGCCATCCCCTATTCTTACGTTGCTCCAGATAGTTATGTTGATACCAATGTCAAAGGCACGCTTAACATCTGCCAAGCCGCATTAGAAAATGGAGTAAAGCGAGTTATCCATACCTCAACCAGTGAAGTTTATGGTACTGCGCAATATGTGCCTATTGATGAAGCGCACCCCTTACAACCACAGTCACCCTACAGTGCCTCCAAGATTGGTGCTGATATGATGGCGATGAGTTTTTACAACGCTTTTAACCTACCTGTAACTATCGCTAGACCATTTAATACTTATGGGCCACGTCAGTCAGCTAGAGCAATTATTCCGACAATTATCAGCCAGATAGCGACAGGACAGAAACAGATAAAATTGGGCGACTTATCACCAACCCGTGACTTCAATTATGTTGAAGATACTTGCAGAGGTTTCTTAGCATTAGCACGTTGTGATGAGGCGATTGGCAAGACCGTCAATATCGCCTCCAACTATGAAATCTCTATGGCGGATACGTTAAATATCATTCGTGAGTTGATGCACAGCGATGTGGAGTTCATTACGGATGAACAACGTCTACGCCCTGGTAAATCAGAAGTCTTCCGGCTTTGGGGTGAAAATCGCTTGATCCGCGAATTGACAGGCTTTGAGCCACAGTATGATATTCGTGCCGGTTTACAAAAAACCATTGATTGGTGTACCCGACCTAGCAATTTGGCGAAGTACAAAGCCACCATTTATAATGTTTGA
- the hisH gene encoding imidazole glycerol phosphate synthase subunit HisH: MRSISILDYGLGNVGSVFRMIEKVGGTAIKISTSEEVQQAEKIILPGVGHFDHGVRLLQEKGLVTAIQTVAKQGTPILGICLGMQLLFDNSEEGAATGLGLISGKVIKFNDPTKALRIPHMGWNEVDVQKKNPLIPSHIEQTTKPRFYFVHSYHAVCQNIEDVLATVHYGTDVTAAVSRGNIYGAQFHPEKSHRFGMDMIKRFVEL; encoded by the coding sequence ATGAGATCTATTAGTATACTCGACTACGGCCTTGGCAATGTCGGCTCTGTCTTTCGTATGATAGAAAAGGTTGGTGGTACAGCAATCAAAATATCAACATCAGAAGAAGTTCAACAGGCCGAAAAAATTATTCTTCCCGGTGTTGGTCATTTTGATCATGGAGTGCGTTTATTACAGGAAAAAGGATTAGTCACTGCAATACAGACCGTCGCTAAACAAGGAACTCCCATTCTCGGAATCTGCTTAGGTATGCAGTTACTCTTTGATAATAGCGAGGAGGGCGCAGCTACAGGTTTAGGCTTAATTTCTGGAAAGGTTATTAAGTTCAATGATCCTACAAAGGCACTGCGTATCCCACATATGGGGTGGAATGAAGTGGATGTTCAAAAGAAAAATCCACTCATCCCTAGTCATATAGAACAAACGACTAAGCCACGTTTCTATTTTGTTCACTCTTATCATGCAGTATGTCAAAATATTGAAGACGTATTAGCAACTGTTCACTATGGTACAGATGTCACCGCTGCTGTTAGTCGTGGGAATATTTATGGCGCACAATTTCATCCTGAAAAGAGCCATCGCTTTGGTATGGACATGATCAAGCGATTTGTAGAGTTATAA
- a CDS encoding N-acetyl sugar amidotransferase codes for MKPNSNEERAYQQCTRCVMDTTASDITFDEQGVCNYCTEFLERSSHIIHEDPVQKEARLNALVSKIKEAGRGKPYDCIVGVSGGVDSSWTLVEVKRLGLRPLAVHMDNGWNSELAQNNIANLVNTLGVDLYTHVIDWEEYRALMQAFFDADVIDIELLYDNAMLAVNYQQANKYGLKYILAGTNQATEGMRMPPGWNWLKYDKKNIVALARRNGIKSLDTFPAIGIFGYIYYQYFRRNRWLSFLDYLPYNKFYALNELETNYGYKRYPFKHYESIFTRFYQGYILPRKFGVDKRKLHLATLVASNQMTRDEAIKGLEGIPYPTQQGIEADLNYFLKKMHWTRQQLDEYIARPSISHSAYPSEKATWEIFVNIYRSIVKGRYVH; via the coding sequence ATGAAACCAAACAGCAATGAAGAACGAGCGTATCAACAATGCACCCGATGTGTCATGGATACCACTGCATCAGATATTACCTTTGATGAACAAGGAGTATGTAACTACTGTACCGAATTTTTGGAACGCTCTAGCCATATCATTCATGAAGACCCTGTTCAGAAAGAAGCTCGTCTAAATGCGCTTGTTTCCAAAATAAAAGAGGCTGGACGCGGCAAACCCTATGATTGCATCGTCGGGGTATCTGGCGGCGTAGACAGTTCTTGGACACTGGTAGAAGTAAAACGTCTTGGCTTACGCCCATTAGCTGTCCATATGGATAATGGTTGGAACTCAGAATTAGCGCAAAATAATATTGCCAACTTGGTAAACACGCTTGGTGTTGATCTCTATACTCACGTTATTGATTGGGAAGAATATCGTGCTTTAATGCAAGCTTTTTTTGATGCTGATGTGATTGATATTGAACTACTGTATGATAACGCTATGTTAGCCGTAAACTACCAGCAGGCAAATAAGTACGGCTTGAAGTACATCCTTGCTGGCACAAATCAAGCCACGGAAGGTATGCGAATGCCACCGGGTTGGAATTGGCTTAAATACGACAAAAAAAATATCGTCGCATTGGCTCGCAGAAATGGAATTAAAAGCTTGGATACATTTCCTGCAATTGGCATATTTGGATATATTTACTACCAATATTTTAGAAGAAATCGCTGGCTTTCATTTTTAGATTATTTGCCTTATAACAAATTTTATGCATTGAATGAATTAGAAACTAACTACGGATACAAACGCTATCCATTCAAACACTACGAATCTATTTTTACCCGTTTTTATCAGGGTTATATTCTACCAAGAAAATTTGGCGTTGATAAACGCAAACTTCATTTAGCAACGTTAGTAGCATCAAACCAAATGACAAGGGATGAGGCAATAAAAGGATTAGAAGGCATTCCCTACCCAACTCAACAAGGTATAGAGGCAGACCTTAATTACTTTCTAAAAAAAATGCATTGGACTAGACAACAACTTGACGAATATATTGCTCGACCTAGCATTTCTCATTCAGCTTATCCATC